A genomic stretch from Engraulis encrasicolus isolate BLACKSEA-1 chromosome 10, IST_EnEncr_1.0, whole genome shotgun sequence includes:
- the znf362b gene encoding zinc finger protein 362b isoform X1, protein MAEPRFNNPYFWPPPPSMPGQLDNLVLINKIKEQLMAEKIRPSHLPPTTVPSQQTLLVASPPLGEAGGQHPVMSIPKLPQVPGLQPHNPSSSSSSSSSSSVASAQPDIALHARPASSTVPGMVMDCPHRSLLAMSWPNDLNMDDKAAVKAKGLWEDWHMRASLDQVNRHNQRSGLAPSSRTDTAHNTSEAITPTTPTSSNQNRLGGAPSLNLISGLASGPGMDHIKGGTLAGMLCPPPKTPRGRKKIKAENTSGPLLVVPYPILAAGTDQSGITITAKEGKTYRCKVCPLTFCTKSEMQIHSKSHTEAKPHKCPHCSKSFANASYLAQHLRIHLGIKPYHCSYCENSFRQLSHLQQHTRIHTGDRPYKCAHPGCEKAFTQLSNLQSHQRQHNKDKPYKCPNCYRAYSDSASLQIHLSAHAIKNAKAYCCSMCGRAYTSETYLMKHMSKHTVVEHLVGHHSPQRTESPNIPIRISLI, encoded by the exons CTGGATAACCTGGTTCTGATCAACAAAATCAAAGAGCAGCTGATGGCCGAAAAGATCAGGCCTTCGCACTTGCCACCCACCACTGTTCCCTCTCAGCAGACGCTGCTGGTGGCCTCGCCGCCGCTGGGCGAGGCCGGGGGACAGCACCCCGTGATGTCCATCCCCAAGCTGCCACAGGTGCCGGGCCTGCAGCCCcacaacccctcctcctcctcctcctcctcctcttcctcctccgtggCTTCGGCGCAGCCCGACATCGCCCTGCACGCCCGGCCCGCCTCCAGCACCGTGCCAGGTATGGTGATGGACTGCCCTCACCGCTCACTGCTGGCCatgtcgtggcctaacg ACTTGAATATGGATGATAAAGCAGCAGTCAAAGCAAAAGGATTATGGGAAGACTGGCACATGCGTGCATCTCTCGACCAAGTCAACAGACACAACCAGCGCTCAG GTCTAGCGCCGTCGTCTCGCACAGACACAGCCCACAACACCTCAGAAGCCATCACCCCAACCACGCCGACCTCCAGCAATCAGAACCGGCTGGGCGGAGCCCCCAGCCTCAACCTCATCTCGGGATTGGCCAGCGGGCCGGGCATGGACCACATCAAGGGCGGGACCCTTGCAGGCATGCTGTGCCCGCCGCCCAAGACGCCGCGCGGCCGCAAGAAGATCAAAGCTGAGAACACCTCGGGGCCGCTCCTCGTGGTGCCTTACCCCATCCTGGCGGCAGGCACCGACCAGTCCGGCATTACCATCACTGCCAAAGAGGGAAAAACGTACAG GTGTAAAGTGTGTCCCCTCACGTTTTGCACCAAGTCGGAGATGCAGATCCACTCCAAGTCCCACACGGAGGCCAAGCCCCACAAGTGTCCGCACTGCTCCAAGTCCTTCGCCAACGCCTCCTACCTGGCACAGCACCTGCGCATCCACTTAGGGATCAAGCCTTACCACTGCTCCTACTGCGAAAACTCCTTCCGCCAGCTCTCACACCTGCAGCAACACACCAG aattcacactGGTGACAGACCCTACAAGTGTGCACATCCTGGTTGTGAAAAAGCCTTTACTCAGCTTTCTAATCTTCAG TCCCACCAGAGGCAACACAACAAAGACAAGCCGTACAAATGTCCAAACTGCTACCGAGCCTACTCCGACTCGGCCTCCCTACAGATACACCTCTCCGCTCACGCCATCAAGAACGCTAAGGCCTACTGCTGCAGCATGTGTGGCCGAGCTTACACCTCA gAGACCTACCTTATGAAGCACATGtccaaacacacagtggtggagcACCTAGTCGGCCACCATTCTCCTCAGAGGACTGAGTCTCCTAACATTCCTATACGCATCTCCCTCATCTAA
- the znf362b gene encoding zinc finger protein 362b isoform X2, giving the protein MAEPRFNNPYFWPPPPSMPGQLDNLVLINKIKEQLMAEKIRPSHLPPTTVPSQQTLLVASPPLGEAGGQHPVMSIPKLPQVPGLQPHNPSSSSSSSSSSSVASAQPDIALHARPASSTVPDLNMDDKAAVKAKGLWEDWHMRASLDQVNRHNQRSGLAPSSRTDTAHNTSEAITPTTPTSSNQNRLGGAPSLNLISGLASGPGMDHIKGGTLAGMLCPPPKTPRGRKKIKAENTSGPLLVVPYPILAAGTDQSGITITAKEGKTYRCKVCPLTFCTKSEMQIHSKSHTEAKPHKCPHCSKSFANASYLAQHLRIHLGIKPYHCSYCENSFRQLSHLQQHTRIHTGDRPYKCAHPGCEKAFTQLSNLQSHQRQHNKDKPYKCPNCYRAYSDSASLQIHLSAHAIKNAKAYCCSMCGRAYTSETYLMKHMSKHTVVEHLVGHHSPQRTESPNIPIRISLI; this is encoded by the exons CTGGATAACCTGGTTCTGATCAACAAAATCAAAGAGCAGCTGATGGCCGAAAAGATCAGGCCTTCGCACTTGCCACCCACCACTGTTCCCTCTCAGCAGACGCTGCTGGTGGCCTCGCCGCCGCTGGGCGAGGCCGGGGGACAGCACCCCGTGATGTCCATCCCCAAGCTGCCACAGGTGCCGGGCCTGCAGCCCcacaacccctcctcctcctcctcctcctcctcttcctcctccgtggCTTCGGCGCAGCCCGACATCGCCCTGCACGCCCGGCCCGCCTCCAGCACCGTGCCAG ACTTGAATATGGATGATAAAGCAGCAGTCAAAGCAAAAGGATTATGGGAAGACTGGCACATGCGTGCATCTCTCGACCAAGTCAACAGACACAACCAGCGCTCAG GTCTAGCGCCGTCGTCTCGCACAGACACAGCCCACAACACCTCAGAAGCCATCACCCCAACCACGCCGACCTCCAGCAATCAGAACCGGCTGGGCGGAGCCCCCAGCCTCAACCTCATCTCGGGATTGGCCAGCGGGCCGGGCATGGACCACATCAAGGGCGGGACCCTTGCAGGCATGCTGTGCCCGCCGCCCAAGACGCCGCGCGGCCGCAAGAAGATCAAAGCTGAGAACACCTCGGGGCCGCTCCTCGTGGTGCCTTACCCCATCCTGGCGGCAGGCACCGACCAGTCCGGCATTACCATCACTGCCAAAGAGGGAAAAACGTACAG GTGTAAAGTGTGTCCCCTCACGTTTTGCACCAAGTCGGAGATGCAGATCCACTCCAAGTCCCACACGGAGGCCAAGCCCCACAAGTGTCCGCACTGCTCCAAGTCCTTCGCCAACGCCTCCTACCTGGCACAGCACCTGCGCATCCACTTAGGGATCAAGCCTTACCACTGCTCCTACTGCGAAAACTCCTTCCGCCAGCTCTCACACCTGCAGCAACACACCAG aattcacactGGTGACAGACCCTACAAGTGTGCACATCCTGGTTGTGAAAAAGCCTTTACTCAGCTTTCTAATCTTCAG TCCCACCAGAGGCAACACAACAAAGACAAGCCGTACAAATGTCCAAACTGCTACCGAGCCTACTCCGACTCGGCCTCCCTACAGATACACCTCTCCGCTCACGCCATCAAGAACGCTAAGGCCTACTGCTGCAGCATGTGTGGCCGAGCTTACACCTCA gAGACCTACCTTATGAAGCACATGtccaaacacacagtggtggagcACCTAGTCGGCCACCATTCTCCTCAGAGGACTGAGTCTCCTAACATTCCTATACGCATCTCCCTCATCTAA
- the LOC134456865 gene encoding E3 ubiquitin/ISG15 ligase TRIM25-like codes for MAEELSSLENELKCSVCLEVFKHPVTLPCGHNFCQTCLDDTWSDVLILFCPQCRHLYPTKPELRKNTLLTAVVESFSRSSTSKSDRTKDLELNLCAADTELVKCDTCLVAKAIYTCLTCMASYCEEHVQPHHRSPVFRAHQLVEPIRDIQKQICQDHVKFMEFFCQNHNYTFCSSCLQCHRECQYTTLPEGRTIKESNMKGMLSVLEPQIDKANAAIARVEKQQLQLQDDAVAQKMSMRAEYDVIRQLINMAEKEALADVDKDVASSKATMQGLIKKVNKNVKKMNAAVVEVNSLLSKADTMAFLKAPVKLPPGANSNPQCPCVTVASEAVLAGHSCAVAIKDLLREVLAMPAENRPPLLQPGGPKVPEKASPVAEMALEKREPSSPARLHAVAIPHDISTAMKRCDLLKFGSTLQFDPRTAHRTIVLSADLTTASRSAEPNPYPDGPERFLVCPQVLCSTGYLQGCHYWEAKVSGTRLCGLGLAYGSMNRRLPSSRLGLNAQSWCLEWFNDRLTAWHNGVETVVDNPSPKRVGVLLDCDRGSATFYVVGDRAYPFMMFALPCTEAVYPALWICSVGATVLLCKPQ; via the exons ATGGCTGAGGAACTGTCTTCCCTGGAGAATGAACTGAAGTGCAGCGTCTGCTTGGAGGTTTTTAAACATCCTGTGACGCTTCCCTGTGGCCACAACTTCTGCCAAACCTGCTTGGATGACACCTGGTCTGACGTCCTCATCCTATTTTGCCCTCAATGCAGGCATCTTTACCCCACCAAACCTGAGCTGAGGAAAAACACTCTCCTAACGGCCGTTGTTGAGTCCTTCAGCAGATCATCCACATCGAAATCGGACCGCACCAAAGATCTAGAACTAAACCTGTGTGCAGCGGACACTGAACTTGTCAAATGTGACACATGTCTGGTGGCCAAGGCGATATACACCTGCCTTACCTGCATGGCGTCTTACTGCGAGGAGCATGTTCAACCACACCACAGGAGCCCTGTTTTTAGAGCGCATCAGCTAGTCGAGCCTATTCGAGACATACAAAAACAGATTTGCCAAGACCATGTCAAGTTCATGGAATTCTTCTGCCAGAACCACAACTACACATTTTGCAGCAGCTGTCTGCAGTGCCATCGGGAATGCCAGTACACCACACTTCCGGAAGGACGGACAATAAAAGag TCTAACATGAAGGGCATGCTGAGTGTCTTGGAGCCCCAAATTGACAAGGCCAACGCTGCCATTGCCCGAGTGGAGAAACAACAGCTACAACTGCAG GATGACGCCGTTGCCCAGAAGATGTCGATGAGAGCGGAGTATGACGTCATCCGGCAGCTGATCAACATGGCTGAGAAGGAGGCCTTGGCAGACGTGGATAAGGATGTGGCCAGCAGTAAGGCTACTATGCAAGGCCTCATCAAGAAG gtCAACAAGAATGTGAAGAAGATGAACGCAGCTGTGGTGGAAGTGAACAGCCTTCTGTCAAAGGCAGACACAATGGCATTCCTCAAG GCCCCAGTAAAACTGCCTCCGGGTGCCAACAGTAATCCTCAGTGTCCCTGTGTGACTGTGGCCTCTGAGGCAGTGCTGGCCGGTCACTCCTGTGCTGTCGCTATAAAGGACCTTTTGAGGGAAGTCCTGGCAATGCCTGCAGAAAACCGCCCCCCACTTCTTCAACCAG GTGGCCCCAAGGTTCCAGAGAAGGCTTCTCCAGTAGCAGAGATGGCCCTTGAGAAGAGAGAGCCCTCCTCCCCTGCGAGGCTACACGCTGTGGCAATTCCTCACGACATCTCAACTGCTATGAAAAGATGTGACCTTTTGAAAT TTGGCTCCACTCTTCAGTTTGACCCCAGAACAGCCCACAGGACCATCGTCCTCTCTGCAGACCTCACCACAGCGTCCCGGTCGGCCGAGCCCAACCCATATCCCGATGGGCCCGAACGCTTCCTGGTCTGTCCACAGGTGCTGTGCTCCACAGGCTACCTGCAGGGATGCCACTACTGGGAGGCCAAGGTGAGTGGAACCAGGCTGTGTGGCTTGGGCCTGGCCTACGGTTCTATGAACCGCAGGCTTCCCAGTAGCCGCTTGGGCCTCAACGCACAGTCCTGGTGTTTGGAGTGGTTCAACGACAGGCTGACAGCGTGGCACAACGGCGTGGAGACTGTGGTGGACAACCCCTCGCCAAAACGTGTGGGAGTGCTGCTGGACTGTGACCGTGGTTCGGCCACCTTCTACGTAGTGGGTGACCGTGCCTACCCGTTCATGATGTTTGCATTGCCCTGCACGGAGGCTGTCTACCCGGCCCTCTGGATCTGCTCGGTGGGAGCGACCGTCCTGCTCTGCAAGCCCCAGTAG